In Cydia pomonella isolate Wapato2018A chromosome 1, ilCydPomo1, whole genome shotgun sequence, one genomic interval encodes:
- the LOC133529643 gene encoding uncharacterized protein LOC133529643 codes for MLAAHAYARYVISGILLLFLLHRCHSWRERAEVKNLLLEMCRDLVHDLARKGEAVWLYRRVFSPYASFAIGERVYIVRARFAAMLRTYLRNQMRIRRYTVEMLLRNALVLQRRTQSIYVLNDELIEFDIEISNEGNPLNWTRFEKHNCHVAGPPCELVPTRDGYRRRGAMDQALQLIENRRKLIREKYQPKKNKPPIDINAELNRSINFKYTTSSGYPNQQTDADFVNLAPDFMS; via the exons ATGTTGGCTGCTCATGCATACGCTCGATACGTCATTTCAGGTATTTTGTTATTGT TTTTACTACATAGATGCCATTCGTGGAGGGAACGGGCAGAAGTTAAAAATCTGTTATTAGAGATGTGCCGCGACCTAGTCCATGATCTCGCTCGAAAAGGAGAGGCCGTGTGGCTTTACAGGAGAGTATTTTCTCCATACGCAAGTTTCGCTATAGGGGAGCGAGTCTACATCGTACGGGCGAGATTCGCAGCCATGTTGAGAACATATTTGCGTAATCAGATGAGAATTAGAAGATATACCGTGGAAATG ttgtTACGAAATGCATTAGTTTTACAAAGACGCACTCAGAGTATATATGTCCTGAACGACGAGTTGATAGAATTTGATATAGAGATCAGTAATGAAGGCAATCCATTAAACTGGACGAGGTTCGAAAAACATAACTGCCACGTAGCGGGGCCGCCATGCGAACTCGTGCCCACAAGAGACGGCTACAGGAGGCGGGGCGCTATGGACCAAGCTCTTCAACTTATCGAGAACAGAAGAAAACTCATCCGAGAAAAATACCAACCGAAGAAGAATAAACCCCCTATAGATATTAATGCAGAACTCAATCGATCAATCAATTTTAAATACACGACTTCATCTGGGTACCCAAACCAGCAAACGGATGCGGATTTCGTTAACCTCGCGCCCGATTTTATGTCGTAA